In Drosophila busckii strain San Diego stock center, stock number 13000-0081.31 chromosome 3R, ASM1175060v1, whole genome shotgun sequence, the sequence ACCGAGCTGCTCTGGCAATGTGGTTTCGCCTATTGCCATGACATGCGTCACCACACAGATCTGTTGCTAAACATACTGCTGATCGAGGACTCCTGGCAGCATCATCGCATACACAATGCACTTAATGGCGTCGCTGAGGAGCGTGAGGGTTTGCTGGATACCATACAGCGGGCCAAGACTCATTATCAAAAGCGCGCCTATCAGATCATCAAATGCCTGACGCAGTTGTTCCACAAGTCACCCATAGCGCTGCAGATGCTAAACACCAATCCGACCATAAGTCGCCACTGGAGCATTGCGGTGGAATGGCTGCAGGATGAGCTGGAGCGTCAGCGCGGCATTGGCTGTCAGTATAACTCGTACTCCTGGTCACCGCCAGCGCAGAGCAACGACAATACCAATGGCTATATGCTGGAGCGCTCGCAGTCGGCGAAGAACACGTGGACCATGGCCTACGAACTGTGCGCGGAGGAGGTGAGCGAGAAGCCATCAACGGTGCCTATAAATCCCACagatttcaatttatgctaTTTGCTAATGCTTTACTTCACTTTTCATGGCAGGATCAAGAGGAGAACAACGAGTCCGATCTGGAGTCCAATGATGACAACAAGCAGGAGCAACCGAAGCCGCAAGCTCAGCCAGCGGCGGCGGATGGCAGCACCAGCGAAGCACAGCAAACAGATAATAAGCTATCGGCCAACTATCCGCAGTTGAGCGCTATACCAACTATTGGCGGCTGGCCTGCACCTGCGCCCAGCACCGCCAGCACTAGTCCAGCACCGGCAACAGTTACGTTGTCCTTGGATGGCAATGGCATACCACGCGTGTCACGTCAGCTCTTCAATTCATACACCTCCACTGCCCCAACGAGCGGGAGTGTTGGCGGGGGTGGCGGTGGCAGCGGAGCCAACAGCGAAACGGAAAGCAGCGCACAGGAGTCTGGCACTGATTCAAACATAAACGGCATCACCAATAGCTTGGATCACATCAAAATCACAATGGAGAAGGTAACTATATTAGCTAATTTACACTCTTGTAGTGCTCCTGGTTCGATTAGTACTGCCATGCAAAGAGAAACAAACAGAAACACACAGTATACTATCCGCACCAAACATACTACATGGTAACATTGTTCTAATTCTTtttctatttcaatttcaactatGCAATGAATTCTCTCTCCCTGCGTTAATgcgctcttttgttttgttgtggtTTCTTTctgtttcgtttgtttgtttgtttgttttcccCCTTTCTACCCTTGTGCCAACTAATTCAGTCGCGCAATCGCGTTAATCGAGGAGGCAAGTTGCCAACGGCAgcagagctgcagcagctaaaatcacaacagaaacagcaacagttgcaacaacataaacatcaactacagctacaactacaacccaaacagcaacaacaactactgctacagcaacagcaacagcagcagcagcagcagcaacaacaacaacaacagtcacagcaacaacaggcacaacaacaacagcaacaacagtccCAGCAACAACGTGGTGATATTAGCAACAGTTCCACCAGccgctttatttaatttgccgcCAAGTTAGTTAGCAttgttaatttctttgctcttcaaccaacaaaaaaaaaaaaaaaaaacgtagcGACGCGCCCATTCATCTGTTTGGTTATTTTTTGAACTTGTGTTGCTGACTGTGACTGCTAATCGATAAGATTGTAATACACTGGCTATTGACCATTGACAATGCTATTATTTTAGCCACAGTTACAGTTATTGCTTTTTTCACTTCACCCAACACtcacatacaaataaacactCACACACCCACACTTGTACATACTaagcacatatatatagtaattaGTAGCTTTAATGGCACGCTGACGCACAAAAGCACTTACCAAAGTGTTGAAGGCGTCTTAATTAGTTATTGTTTCCTCATCTCACCCTTTTGGCAACTAATGAACTATAATCTAATCAAGTAGTTGTGCTATTCCACAGCAGCCGTCGCACAGGAAAGAGCGAAAAATGTCAAGAGCAAAGAATGTGTTCGGAAGTGCAGCGGAAACGGTGGAAACAGCCATCACAGAGGCTCCAACTACAGCCGCAGCTCCCATTGCCgcactggcaacaacaacagtgtctagtgtaacagcagcaacagatgctgcaacagaaacaacagaaacaacaacaacgacaacacccacaattgcaattgcaattgaatcaGCGCCTACTACAGGAACTggaacaataacaacaacaaaaacaacgggAGCGGCTGCACTCGACTCGAGAATAGACAAAAGCTTGatataaaatagaaacaaacgaaaagttatttgcaataaatatattaacagcaacaccaactgTAACACCAACAATAACCACAACTTGTAAGCCAGCAGGAGTGGGGTAAATGcgttaatgaaaatataaaggATAAAAAAACGAGACTTAAATGTTAGTAACTACTATTAAcgagcaaaataaacaacaaaggCTTTGCTACAGATAAACGCTTCTTAGTAAAGGCTGAACAGTGAAAAGGAATAACTTAATGaaaggaaaacaaaaagaaaattacgaaaaaattatattaataataaacaaggtTATgtaccaacaacagcaggtcTTTAAATAGTTATTGTACTTTATATTTACCTAAACAAATTATACAGCATACACACAAtaatacacacgcatacacataaacatacacacacacacacaagttcaTACTACACAACTACTATGATGGTTTAAGTTGCACGTTAATAGTACCatatttgaaattgtatttataaacaaatatataaataatgaatgtATTACGCATTGAGAGCGAGCaatctaaaaaaaacaaaaattaccagcatcagcatcagataaaataaatgaaaaccaaCTAAGAAAACACTTACATACTTAGGTAACGAAATGTATTCAGCTGATATGTTTAGCTTCAGCTGAAACACGATTTTCCTTCTGATTAAGtcaaagcaaaccaaattgCATCTTCAGTACTCATTAATACCACAAGTGTCGACCCTCAAAGCGTTAGCATATAAAACAGTAACTATCAACTGCAAAAATAGTGCAAGtgatgcataaattttaagtttaaatgaatgctaaatcaaaaacaaaacaactaTGAAAcgataagaaaaataataaattcaaacagtATAAAACGCCAGAGATCATAGACAAATGTGTACTAAAAACAGCATAAAGTAATCATGATATActaagtatacatatatttttaattatttagtgtgttttgtattaagtgacatttgttaaacatttattaaattattatgttttaagttgcaaaataaacacgaaatgtaagcaaacaaatgcattcttttttatagtttacaacaactaaattcaacaacatggaattttaataattcacTAATAGTAACACTTGCTAACCATTcgaaaatataagaaaaatcatttaatgaaaaagactaaaataaaacatacattttttttaaactgtgaaaattttgcatttcttgATTACatcaaattgaaacaaactataatatttacaaacattttttaatgtgaGAGTACAAGACACCACATCGTCGTAGTACATTATATGGATACGCTTTCACTTAATTCTAATAAATGCACGTGGTAAACCCTATCACTGATCAAAAATATTGTAGAAAAATTGACAGAAATCTAATTGAAATCTGTACATAAATGCAACAAGTCCCTGAATTATTTTCAAGTGTTTTCTTAGTTGGTCATCTCCTCATCCACAAACGTAACCACTGCCGCACCCTTGGCCACATTGTCACCTTCGGCACCGCCAACGGATTTGATTGTAGCGTCCTTGGGTGCCTTCAAAATGTGCTCCATCTTCATAGctgtaaatatatgtaacaaatattatttgtcttcgtttttttaattaatactaatTTACCAATAAGCACAGCCAGACTATCGCCCTTCTTGACCTTGTCGCCAGGCTTAACCAGCAGCTTCTCCAATACACCGGGCATGGGTGCCACAACTCTTGAGCCACCGCTGCCAAGCTGATCTGCTTGAGCGCTCAAGAACTTGGGTTGAACAAGCTCAAGATCCAATTTGCCATtctaatcaaataaaaagcattagAGATATACATAAGCCTAATGTATATAGTACTTACCTGCAAGAACAGAGTAACATTGGAGCCATCAATATTGGCATTGTAGGTAgtaatgttattatttatattggcGCGTATTTTCAAACGTTCGCCATCCTGCACTCGACTTGACTTCACGGTTTGCCAAGCGCCAGCATCTACGCGCATTTCCATATGTCCATTATCGTACTTCACATCCACTGCGTACACTAAAAAGTTAACAAGAAATATTATGACAGCTCGAATGCTTATTACAGTTAATTAACAAACCTTTGTCGTGCGCCTTCAAATTATAGCTACGAATGAGAGCGTAGTTAAGACGCGCGTTTGGTGTTGCGGCAAAAGGATCTTGGCTGCCCTGGGCATTGCTACTGGCAGCCTGCAGCTCATTCATGATGAGTACAAGAGCTGCTTGGcatagctgttgctgctccacgACAATTGGTGGGAAGAGTGTATCAAAGTGCTGATCAATAAAGCCAGTGTGCACATTGGCAAGCTGGAATTCTGGATGCGAGGCCAAGTCAATCAGAAAGTTAATGTTCGTCTCAAGACCAGAAATCTGCAAAAGAGCAAAAGTTATGTACTGTGGGGCTAgagtaaaagaaaaacttacATGATACTCGCCCAAGCGTGCAATTAGCGAATTCAATGCCTGCGTGCGATTTTCTCCCCATACGACCAGCTTGGCAATCATGGGATCATAGTGCACGGAGACAGCGTCACCCTCGCGTACACCAGTCTCCACACGCACATCAGCGTTCGGCTGAGGTGTGCTTAAGTAGCGCAATGGACCGGCGCCGGGCAAGAAGCCACCACGTGGATTTTCCGCATAAATACGGGCTTCGAATGCATGACCACGTCGTGTTATTTGCGACTGTGTCAGTGGCAGTGGCTCGCCAGCTGCAATACGTATCTGCCACTCGACCAAATCGGTGCCTGTTATCATTTCAGATATGGGATGCTCGACCTGCAGACGTGTGTTCATCTCCATGAAGTGAAACGAGAGATCTTCCTTGTCCAGTATAAACTCAACAGTACCGGCGCCTACATAGCCCACAGCCTTGGCAGCGCGCACTGCAGCTTCGCCCAGCTCACGACGCAGTTCCTCGGACAGGCCAGGCTGGTAATAAATTGGTTAGATGCATTAACTTGGCAATGGAATTGCAGAACTTACCGCTGGAGCCTCTTCGATAATTTTCTGGTGTCGCCGTTGCACAGAGCAATCACGCTCCCATAGATAGACAGCATCGCCATACTGATCAGCAAACACTTGGACTTCCACATGACGTGGCGAGCGCACGTAGCGTTCCAACAGCACAGAGCTATCTCCGAAAGCCTTCAGCGATTCAGTACGTGCTGAGTTCAGAGCTGTGAGAAAATCTTCAGCTTTCTCGGCTATTCTCATGCCCTTGCCGCCACCACCTCGCACAGCTTTGATCATTAGAGGATAACCAATAATAGCTGCTTCTGCCACCAGGCGTTCATCTGACTGATCTTCTCCATGGTAGCCATTGATAATGGGCACACCAGCTGCAGCCATAATAGCCTTGCTCGTACTCTTAATGCCCATATCACGTATGGCAGAGCTGGGAGGACCCATGAACACAATATTCTCGCGTTGGCAGAGCTCGGCAAATTCCACAGACTCTGAGAGAAAACCATATCCAGGATGTATAGCCTGAGCACCAGACTTCTTGGCTATCTCCATAATCTGATCACCACGCAAGTATGAGGCAGCGTCTCCTACGCGATATGCCTCGTCGGCCATCTCAGTGTGAAGGGAGCCCTCATCAGGATCAGAATATACAGCCACCGTACGTACGCCAAGTTTGCGTGCAGTTTTAATGACACGACAAGCGATTTCGCCGCGATTGGAGATCAATATCTTGTTGATCGGTCGCAATTTAGGCGTTGCTTTTGTGGCCAAGCATCTGTGGAAACAAGAATGTTTATGTAACAGGTGGTTCCAGTTGCTGCGATcagtaaatacattttttttattattattatttttacaaaccTAGCGCCACTGTTGAAATTCTGCAATAGTGTTCTGTACATTTGGCGACTgtgtaaatgcaataaattgaagTAAATATTCAACTTCCACCTGCGCTTatcacaaattttaatattctaaTGATAATGAGGATGACACTGTGTTGGTTGCAATGTTGTGCACTTTCTGTAATCGACTAATCGATTGTTAATCGAACAGTGACCGGCATAAAGCTGTTTTGCtcgcaaataaacaatattgtttatacatttagcttaaatttcagCAAGCGGTGCGTATTTGGTCttagttatatttttactCTTGTACACATTTGCACACAGTAGGGCTTCATTAAACGCGCCACCCCCCACAAGTTTGAATCATGGAGAAGCGCGTCACTGTGTTGCTGCCCAACAATCGCCGCCACAATGTTACAGTCAAGCCAGACATGACCTTGCTTGAAATCCTCGAGATTGCCTGTGCGAAGCATGGCTTTGATAGTGAATTGCATTGCTTAAAGTTTCACAACAAGGAGGTCAGTCTGACTCAGCAGTTTCGCTTTAGTGGCTTGCCAAACAACTGTGTGCTGGAAATGGAGCCCACGGACAAGCGGCGGACTATGAGCAACGTTCTTGTATGCATTCAGTTGAGCGACGGCGCGCGTCAACAAGCAGAATTTGCGCCAAACACGACAGTGTGGCAAGTggtgcagcagctgtgggGCATCCAATCTGAATCCTATCAGAGCCCGGTCATCGTCTACATGCGTAGTGAGGTAATTGGCAGGGAAAGTATGCAGAGCACCACGCTTAAGTCGCTAGGCATACTGGAAGGGCGAGCCATGATGCGCCTGCTCGATAAGAAACCTGAGGAGCTAAAAACCCAAGCCAACGTTTATAAGCCAGCTGAGGTGAAGCCCAAAGCAAAAGATGATGACGAACAGCCGAGCACATCTAGGTctgcaatggctgctgctggcggttCCGGCGGCTTTGCGCTGACCAGCAACATGTTAAAAACACTTAAACGTGCAGCTCCCGATGAGCAGCCTGGCCCGAATGAAGCGTCCACTAGCGAAGTGCAGAAGACACAGAATAACGATGAGCCAGAGCGGCCAAAATATGACTGGGGTAGTGGATCGGGCTATGCACTGCATCAGCCAAAGCCACAGGATAAATTCAGTGAAGAAGGCGATGACAGTCCGGAAAAGCAGGTACCGGTAGTCAATGTGATTGGCCCCAGACATGCCGTGCTATTCTCGCTAGATGCCAGCAATAAGAATAACGATGACTTGCCTGATTCATTTTTTGATTTCACCGTCAATGATCTGAAAATGGTTTTGAGAGATCTAAAGCGCACGGCTTCAGGCAATGAAGATGCGCCGCTGCTCACGGCAAATCTACGCGAGTTGGAACGTCAAAAGGCCATGCTAACCAAACTAAATCAATACAAAGACTGTGTGCTGCGCATACAGTTTCCCGATCGCTTTGTCCTACAGGGAATGTTCAAGCCACACGAACTACTTGGCAAGGTGGAGGAATTTGTGCGTGAGTTTCTTGCACAGCCCAGCGAGCAGTTTCATTTGTTTACCATACCACCAAAGAAGATACTACCGCCCAGCGAAACACTGCTTGAGCTCAACTGTGTACCCAACGCCGTGCTGCATTTTTCCTACGTTCAGGAGAGTCTGAATACAACAATCAAACGCTTTCTGCAGGAAAAATACACGGAGCAGCTGACCTCCGAAGAAGGTGCTCACTTTGCAGTGCAAAAGTATCGCATCACCAAGGCAAGTGTAAGTTCCAGTAGTTAATCGTCAACAACGTCAAATGTATGGCTTTAAGCAAACAGTTTTGGGTGATATTAAAgaacatttgctttatttcaaaatcgaaactaaacattttcaatCCATTTACTTAGCACTGAAACAAAAGAGAAAGTAATCAAATGGCTGAGTTTGAGAAAAAGAGCAAATAGTCTTACCATACTTGGAGCCTACTATTACAGGACATGCAGCGTGTAGTGTATTCTCATGTATGTTGCCATCACTCTTGAGATTGTGCCAGAATAACGCACTGCCCTTTGTCGGCTTGATGGTTAGCTTGAGATTAGGGAAAATGGTAGCGCCGCCTGCTTCAACATTTCCCAACTAAAAgagtaaattaagcataagctACAAGCAAACTTGAAGAACTTACATAGAACAGTAAGGTAGCTATGCGATCTGGTTCTCCAACATGCtgcaaatatatgtttttttattttagcttatatttgttatatttgtgcACTTACGCTGCTGTTATAGGCATCCAAGTGCAAATCGTAATGTCCGCCTATGCCATAGTTGATTAAGGAAAGCAATTTGGTGCCTTTATCCTCAATGCCCGACATATCCTGCAGTCTTGCATAAATTGCCTGATTAACGGTTGCGTCAGAATAATCAATTACAACATCTTTGGCGCTGCGTTGATGACTTATGCGTTCATCCGATACTAAAGCGGGCTTAAACTGCAAATGTTTACTTAACAGCACTTCAATTTCTTTGTTGGAAATAGCGTCGTGGTAGATAACCATATAAGGATTCATGCTCAACTCCTCCATTTTAAGTGGCGCAATGCGCAGAAAGGGCGTGGTCGTCGTATTATAACGACAATGCAAATGAGTTGGACGTTGCAAGTTTGTATTACAGTTCTGCTTGAACTGCATTTTACTCTCATAGTGTTGAAGCACTTGATCAGTGGCGGATTTACCATAAGATGGGCTGTTCACATGCCGCAAGGCAGCATCATACTGTCTGCGCTTAATCAGCAGTATGGCCAGCCACTTATCCATGTTGCTCTGAGCCAGCCCGTAAAGCGCATTTAGGCCTATATCTTTCTTTTGGTATTTGGCCAGCGCTAGCCTGAGCCAAACTTCTGCGCGCAAGTATGCGTGCTCCCTTATATTATATCTGGCCATGGCATAGCAATCCAATGCTGAGAATGCagcgctaaaaataaagctatgTTAATTAGATACTTGGCAGCTAATTGCAACACCTACTCTGGTTGTACATTTCCAAAGAGCTTACCAGCTGCCAGCTGATAGAGCTGCAGATTGTGTTCAGTGGCCAGAGTCTCAATGCTAC encodes:
- the LOC108601264 gene encoding prolyl 4-hydroxylase subunit alpha-1; amino-acid sequence: MDKAVGEEYINTAQRLSLQLPTAAELKEASRSIETLATEHNLQLYQLAAGKLFGNVQPDAAFSALDCYAMARYNIREHAYLRAEVWLRLALAKYQKKDIGLNALYGLAQSNMDKWLAILLIKRRQYDAALRHVNSPSYGKSATDQVLQHYESKMQFKQNCNTNLQRPTHLHCRYNTTTTPFLRIAPLKMEELSMNPYMVIYHDAISNKEIEVLLSKHLQFKPALVSDERISHQRSAKDVVIDYSDATVNQAIYARLQDMSGIEDKGTKLLSLINYGIGGHYDLHLDAYNSSHVGEPDRIATLLFYLGNVEAGGATIFPNLKLTIKPTKGSALFWHNLKSDGNIHENTLHAACPVIVGSKYVLSKWIENV
- the LOC108601837 gene encoding methylcrotonoyl-CoA carboxylase subunit alpha, mitochondrial; its protein translation is MYRTLLQNFNSGARCLATKATPKLRPINKILISNRGEIACRVIKTARKLGVRTVAVYSDPDEGSLHTEMADEAYRVGDAASYLRGDQIMEIAKKSGAQAIHPGYGFLSESVEFAELCQRENIVFMGPPSSAIRDMGIKSTSKAIMAAAGVPIINGYHGEDQSDERLVAEAAIIGYPLMIKAVRGGGGKGMRIAEKAEDFLTALNSARTESLKAFGDSSVLLERYVRSPRHVEVQVFADQYGDAVYLWERDCSVQRRHQKIIEEAPAPGLSEELRRELGEAAVRAAKAVGYVGAGTVEFILDKEDLSFHFMEMNTRLQVEHPISEMITGTDLVEWQIRIAAGEPLPLTQSQITRRGHAFEARIYAENPRGGFLPGAGPLRYLSTPQPNADVRVETGVREGDAVSVHYDPMIAKLVVWGENRTQALNSLIARLGEYHISGLETNINFLIDLASHPEFQLANVHTGFIDQHFDTLFPPIVVEQQQLCQAALVLIMNELQAASSNAQGSQDPFAATPNARLNYALIRSYNLKAHDKVYAVDVKYDNGHMEMRVDAGAWQTVKSSRVQDGERLKIRANINNNITTYNANIDGSNVTLFLQNGKLDLELVQPKFLSAQADQLGSGGSRVVAPMPGVLEKLLVKPGDKVKKGDSLAVLIAMKMEHILKAPKDATIKSVGGAEGDNVAKGAAVVTFVDEEMTN
- the LOC108601704 gene encoding tether containing UBX domain for GLUT4; translated protein: MEKRVTVLLPNNRRHNVTVKPDMTLLEILEIACAKHGFDSELHCLKFHNKEVSLTQQFRFSGLPNNCVLEMEPTDKRRTMSNVLVCIQLSDGARQQAEFAPNTTVWQVVQQLWGIQSESYQSPVIVYMRSEVIGRESMQSTTLKSLGILEGRAMMRLLDKKPEELKTQANVYKPAEVKPKAKDDDEQPSTSRSAMAAAGGSGGFALTSNMLKTLKRAAPDEQPGPNEASTSEVQKTQNNDEPERPKYDWGSGSGYALHQPKPQDKFSEEGDDSPEKQVPVVNVIGPRHAVLFSLDASNKNNDDLPDSFFDFTVNDLKMVLRDLKRTASGNEDAPLLTANLRELERQKAMLTKLNQYKDCVLRIQFPDRFVLQGMFKPHELLGKVEEFVREFLAQPSEQFHLFTIPPKKILPPSETLLELNCVPNAVLHFSYVQESLNTTIKRFLQEKYTEQLTSEEGAHFAVQKYRITKASVSSSS